The region TGCAGAGCATGTGAGTGTGGGGGTTTTGTTAAACTGTgaagcaattttaaaattaaagcaacATCTGctgagagataaatacaaattaattataaaagcacaaggaacaacaaaataaatccttatttttatttaaggcatttatttaataaatgcttattttcaCAAGACCATGtgaaaataacaggaaaattaTGCTTTGGTTAAAGATCATATCATAATTATGTAGGTTGCTTATGTAAGTTTCAGAGAAATTCTAAAACAGGTGCCAGGGCACCTTGATATAATCTTAGGATCATTTCACTAACTCTactataattttgttatttttattaaaattagcaTGACATATGGGAAATGCCACAGTGGAGAATTAATAAAAAGTGGGGAATTTTGCCAGAagtttgaatatatttttggCTCAACAATTAATCTATATAATGCTACTAATATCTTACCTGATTAAAAGCATGGTGGggaagggtttgttttttttttttaacaggaatgaagattttaagaaatagaattgggagaaagggaaattattattttttcattcagtaaTACTTAGAGTAAGAAGTTCAGATTGCAAGTGTTTTTCCTgagaaataaacaacaacagaaatcttTAGCATTCATTTAAGAGGTAGCATTAACAGAGTATTTTAGAAAACAACCTTGAAGTATTGAATTGTGTTGTCACCTGCATGTAGCCAACATAGTATTTTGGTTCATATGACACTGTGAGTGTTTTAGGGCAAGCTCTTGAAAACtgattatagaaagaaaaaatatatcgaAAGAGAAATTCTTATTGTTGCATTTCTCAGGTCAACAACCTCAGTCATAAAGGGCCAGATAACACACAAACTAACAGTGAGGCATGAGAAAGTGttccaaaactataaaacagtacACACTTACAAAGAACgattaacagcaacaacaaaattaaatgtCACCTTAATCTTTAATACAACATAGTTATATAAGCGAATGAAGTATGCATATTTCTGGCGATGACACCTCTGttgaaaaataagacctggagtcATTTATAAAGACAATCAAGTGAGTTAAAGGTCCACAGCAAGAAGATTAATTAGCCAAAAAATGACCCTATGTGTAAGTGAAGGCTCCAGGGGGAAATAAttaaattctaaaatgttaagAGCTGGTGACCCCTACTGGCAGTTTTTGAGTATTGAGAGcaggtattttaaaatgtctcagGAGGAAATTACATAGCTCacggttgttgctgttgtttaatctcccagtcgtgtctgactctttgcaacccatggattgtagcccaccaggttcctctgtccatgggattctccaggaaagaatagtggagtgtgctgctgtttcctcctccaggggatcttccccacccagggatcaaacctgcgtccgcgtctcctgcattgcaggcagattctttaccgctgataGCTCACGGTAGTAAGCTTATACAGTTTAGAATAAACTgtctgaaaacatattttaagatttaatGAAACAGTAACAAATTTCATTCCGCATAGCCTAGAAGGATCTCAGAATTTACccctgagtttccctggtggctcagtggtaaagtatctgcctgccgatgcacgagacacaggttcagtccctggtccaggaagatcgcaCATGCTGCAAATGACTAAGTCCATATGTCACAActgttgaacctgtgctctggagcctgagagccacaactactgaggccacacgctgcaattactgaagtctGAGCATCCTAAAGCCTGTGCTTcccagcaagagaaaccactgcaacggaaagcccatgcactgcaactagagaaaagctcccacagcagcgaagacccagcacagccaaaaattaattaattaattgaattatataaaataaatgtcatcccTAACTCCCTGAAGCCGGCTTTCCCAAATGTCAGCTACATCTTTCTACCATGGATTATGGAGTGTTTGCCAGATTGGGTCATGTATCAGTTTGCAACTGTGTCAGTATGCAGTTCTGGAGAGAAGTAGGTCTTGTATGAAAACACTGGAGGGACAGTTACAGAAATGaagtctttcattcattcaagaaatatttattgaacacctgtcATGTGGCAGATACTCTTCTAGAGGCTATAGTAATGAACAGACTAATATATAGTCACAAAACCTTGTCAGTGAATAGGTATAGTGGTGAagttcatttttaagaaatatatatataagcaactatagcaaatacatagttttctTGACCACTATCAATAAGGAAAAGCCACTAAAACTAAAATATGACTGCCTGAATTTATAGGGCTGTATTTATATTTGGCTGATCCAAATATAAatccatgttttaaaattctggaGTATTTCCATACTGATAATGAGTATATGAATATTTTGCAGAATCTATCTATCACAAGCATTTGTTTTTGGAAGGGAAGCAGTTGAATCTAGAAATATATGACCCTTGTTCTCAGGTaagtaaaacaaaatactttTATGTTTTCAATCATGATTTGAAGAAGATAGGATAAGGCTAAGTATGCAGTTGCTAGCCTTAATATTGAAGTTACTtctcaattttaaatattaaaaatttaagaaattattttagtgTTATATTATCTAGCTTCTCTGTAAAGTTATGACAAAATTATCATGTCACAGATATCTTTAAAATAGCAATACTATTATgctttcataatatatttttatcagGTTACAATGTAGCTGTCAAATGCTAATAGTTTAATGGCTTATCAATTCAGTTTATATGTTTGCTAAGCTGCATTTGTTGATAACTAAACCACTGTCGGTTAAACCAAAGTAAGAAGGATTTTGAGTACAAACCCCTTTATTCAAAcacaaaaagtttaaatataattatataagtaAGAGAAGGGTGGCCAGTTGTTCAAGATTTCAGAACACCTCTATGGGATATATTTTGTTGGGTATGGCAAACATCCTTCAAATCCTTTTTGCTAAACCTTAATCACTATTGTTGCTTTACTGATTTAAATCTGGTACCAAAAAATCAATACATATTCTGTTCACTAATATAGAAGATACTGTCTCCTTTCAAAATGTGTGTGGATATTGATGTAAAAGGCAATTATTAGGGCTTAtcaaattttcagaaaaagagaagttttttttagagaaaaaattaTCAAATGAAATAGATATAACTTTattatagttctttttttaaaattttgatcacttttgataaaagaaaaagagtgatACAAAGAAACTACATTTTAGAAAATACCAGTATTTGCCTTACTGAATTCTCTTCCAGGTAAAATGGGTCTCCATTAATTAACTGTCTGTGGTGTAAAATACAGGGATCCAATCCTACCACTTTCAATGTGCTTGATTTATTTTCAGCCACAGAAAGCAAAATTTTCCCTCACAAGTGAGCTGCATTGGGCAGACGGGTTTGTTATTGTGTATGACATCAGTGACAGGTCTTCCTTTGCATTTGCAAAAGCATTAATCTACAGAATTCGGGAGCCACAGACAAGTCATTGTAAAAGGTGAGGTATTTTTCATTCCTCTCTACTTTCTTTTTAGTAAATCATCATAGAGCTGTAAGCATCATTAGGAAGAGTTTAATACAGACTTCCAATTACAAAATTTAACAGCCCTGAACAAGCCACCTTCCATTCCACAGGAGTTACACATGTAGTAAAAGGAATAAGATGAGAATACTTTATATCCTGAATGACATCAACAGTTACTTGCCCCGAATAAATGACTGTTTTACAAGACAGCTTCTATTGTTAACATGACACTCGCTTGCAAAATAATAGTCCTTTGTACACAAGATAGTTCCCTTTCcacctttctttttcattcccaCAAAAATGTTAAGGATACTAAATAAATCCAGATATATTACATTTGGCATTCAATTCCTAGTCATTGGGTTTTTCAGTCTATCAAAGCAAAATAGACTGAATAATCTAACCATTACAAATTCTAAGTATGAGActacatttttctccatttcacctcctaaaatagagagccaatctACAATGCCCTATTGTTAATGTCTTGACACAAGTCATTATGCAGGAAACAGAACGATGCCTTGGACTATTTTTTCATTAGTAGATATATGTTTAAACCTATGAATTtcccatttttagttttcttttttttttttaagttgttttatcctttccttttaaaatagttatttttattcaaaatgctGGTGTAAGGGATTCTTTGTTTCTTAATCAGATTTGCCCTTCTCTAATACCATGCTAATCTGGGAAGTAAAGCAGCACAATATCATTCCTGATAATTGATGTCTGTGATTTTAATATCTCTTTTAAATGCCCATTATCAAGAAATAATCAGATAATAATTGATAAGGCGTGTTCCCTTGGAGTCATTTGATGTAAATTCTTGCTTATATCTGATTGACCTTGGGTAAACCCTTTAATTTCTAgaccttttttttctgattatagaaCTGATGGAAACATGGTAGGAAAAAGAATGTGATTTTAGTAAGAAACCTCAGAGCTCTGATTTCCTATAATATTACTGATTTTGAGGGAACTCAATTGTTTCAAGTGTTAAATACTTTATGTTTAAGCACCATAATTTTGGTAAGGGTAAGTAATTAAAATTACTTTGCTATTCTTCCATATCAAAAGAATCActcaagaagaattaaaaaatgtatatttaaaaaatccctcCATTTGGCATTTTCAGGCAATCTTCTTAATGTGTTGATCAAATAATTCTTGGATATTTGCAGTTTTCAATTTTTAAGTAGAGTCTATTTCCAAATCTCTTATCTATGGATAGAAAGAAAATATGGCAtggttttataaaattttatctgaTATTTGTGACTTAtccttcaaaatatttcatttatttactatatgtgtgaaagtcgctccgtcgtgtccaactctttgataccccgtggattgtagcctgccaagctcctctgtccatgaaattctccaagccagaatactagaatgggtagtcattcccttctccagaggatcttcccaacccagggatcggacttaGGtttcccgccttgcaggcagattctttactgtctgaggcaccagcccaagaatactggagtggagcagagtagcctatcccttctccagtggatcttcctgacccgggaatcaaaccgggatctcccacacggcaggcaaattctttacgagctgagctaccagggaagccctacataaaAAGATACTATTAGTGTATGAACTATATAAAAAGGTACTATTAGTATCATCAAGAGTCTAGTGTTAGACTTGCAATGCTTTTTCCTTGATGGCTCAAACCATCGTGTGAATAAAACATACTTTGGTGGTTTCTATACAGTATCTCTTGAGATGGTGTTGAagacttttcattttctcatttttccctaTAGTAGATGTCTTGGCACTATTTCTTGCCATTTGAGGACTAGTAGCCATACTGTATTCTTCAAATGAAACTCTGCTTTAGAAATGTTGTACTGTAGCCACAGAAATTGTATTGATATTTGCCAAAGATGGTACCTtaacaaagaaatatatttcttaaataaatcagaaaagtTGTACAAAGTTACAAGATGGTAAAATTTTCTTTAGAGTATGTTATAATGAATATTAACAGGGAACAAACAGTGATGAGTACTGAATaatatttttccttaagaaaactgtatttaaatTGTTTAATTAGTAAAGAAGCAGTAGCTAGTCCTCTTTCAATTgacaagagaatgaaaaataatgcttagtaagcatctttaataaaagatgcttttattattattattattttattatagccTGGCATTGGGCTAGGTTTTTTATATACATCTTCATTCTGGGTGATGAGgactattttacctttttttttttttttaacatataagagaactgaaaatggaaaatgatgTCACACTCATGTCTTGTTAGTAAACAGAGCCATAGTTCCAGGAATAGATTTGTGCCACTTCAAATCTTATGCTTTAAGAGTTTTGTTGGGTCTGTGTCATTTACTACATTTAGTAGTAGTAAATCCTTTTTATGAATAAATGAGGATACACACACACGACTACAAATGCACACAGATACAAATAATGCacacaatatttttttccttttttggggggggggatctataattcttttttatataaatctacttaatatataaaaaaagagttGAAACAGTCTTACCAAATAACTGTGCATCTGTGTTTCAGAGCTGTGGAGTCAGCAGTGCTTCTGGTGGGTAACAAGCAAGATCTCTGTCATGTCCGAGAGGTTGACTGGACGGAAGGGCACAGACTGGCCCTGGAGAACCGCTGCCAGTTCTGTGAACTCTCTGCAGCAGAGCAATCTCTGGAGGTGGAAATGATGTTCACCAGAATTATCAGGGACATCCTGAAAAACCTCAAactcaaagaaaagagaagatacaGTGGATCTAAATCCATGGCCAAGCTGATCAATAATGTATTTGGAAAGAGAAGGAAGTCTGTTTAGTAGACATGTGATCCTGCGGGATTTATTATATCAGACATTTGTATGGTAATTAAATTTACCTTTTGTGTGCAACTAAAACATTCTCTTAGAGATATGAAATAATTAACCATGAACCACAACTGTGTTTTCAAATATATAGTTTGCCTTTTTGGTTGCTTGAATCTTATACATTTTGCTTCACACTTAACCTTTTCTCTATACACAGACTAATATTAGTATAATCTAATGGTGGATTACTGTACAGTTTACCTTGCCAAATAAACCCTGCTTATGTAATTTTCTTAAACTACCATTCTTTAgggctcagctcagttcagttcagttcagtcgctcagttgtgtccgactctttgcgaccccacgaaccacagcacaccaggcctccctgtccatcaccaacttccagagtctactcaaactcatgtccatcgagtcagtgatgccatccagccacctcatcctctgtcggtccccttctcctcctgcccccaatccctcccagcatcagggctc is a window of Muntiacus reevesi chromosome 1, mMunRee1.1, whole genome shotgun sequence DNA encoding:
- the RERGL gene encoding ras-related and estrogen-regulated growth inhibitor-like protein encodes the protein MNDVKLTVLGGEGTGKSALIVRFLTKRFIGEYASNFESIYHKHLFLEGKQLNLEIYDPCSQPQKAKFSLTSELHWADGFVIVYDISDRSSFAFAKALIYRIREPQTSHCKRAVESAVLLVGNKQDLCHVREVDWTEGHRLALENRCQFCELSAAEQSLEVEMMFTRIIRDILKNLKLKEKRRYSGSKSMAKLINNVFGKRRKSV